The Corynebacterium pseudopelargi genome contains a region encoding:
- the cysS gene encoding cysteine--tRNA ligase has product MTLQIFDTATRSLRPFQPLREGHASIYLCGATPQTQPHIGHVRSGVAFDILRRWLLAQGYDVAFVRNVTDIDDKILNKAAEHNRPWWEWVSTYEREFTHAYDLLGVLPPSVEPRATGHVTQMVEYMQRLIQRGYAYEAEGSVYFDVAAWVAAEGSDYGSLSGNRVEEMEQGESDVQGKRGAHDFALWKAAKPGEPSWPTPWGSGRPGWHLECSAMATWYLGESFDIHCGGLDLQFPHHENEIAQSHAAGDGFAQYWMHNHWVTMSGEKMSKSLGNVLSVPNILEHVRPVELRYYLGSAHYRSMLEYSEAALLEAAQGYRRIEALLEKVGDVPVGSWTPAFEAAMNEDLAVPKALAEIHGQVRAANTALAQSDEAKAREIASQIRAMTAVLGVDPQSEQWANASGDNEAEHHALDVLVQAELQRRADARAAKDWAQADEVRDRLSAAGIKVTDTAQGPQWDLQ; this is encoded by the coding sequence GTGACCCTACAGATCTTTGACACAGCCACCCGCAGCCTTCGCCCCTTCCAACCTTTGCGTGAGGGGCACGCATCCATTTATCTTTGCGGTGCTACACCCCAAACGCAGCCGCATATTGGCCATGTGCGCTCCGGTGTGGCCTTCGATATCCTGCGCCGCTGGCTGCTTGCCCAAGGCTACGACGTAGCCTTCGTGCGCAATGTCACCGATATTGACGACAAGATCTTAAACAAAGCCGCAGAACACAACCGCCCCTGGTGGGAGTGGGTGAGCACCTATGAGCGCGAATTCACCCACGCCTACGATCTGCTCGGCGTGCTGCCTCCTTCAGTAGAACCGCGCGCAACAGGGCATGTGACCCAAATGGTGGAGTACATGCAGCGGCTTATTCAACGCGGCTACGCCTATGAGGCCGAAGGCTCCGTGTACTTCGATGTTGCAGCATGGGTCGCAGCCGAAGGCTCCGATTATGGCAGCCTTTCTGGCAACCGCGTTGAAGAAATGGAACAGGGCGAAAGCGATGTGCAGGGCAAACGTGGTGCCCACGACTTCGCACTGTGGAAGGCCGCAAAGCCCGGCGAACCATCCTGGCCTACCCCCTGGGGTTCCGGTAGGCCCGGCTGGCACCTCGAGTGCTCCGCCATGGCTACCTGGTATTTGGGTGAGTCTTTCGATATCCACTGCGGCGGGCTCGACCTGCAGTTCCCGCACCACGAAAACGAAATTGCGCAGTCGCATGCCGCAGGCGATGGTTTTGCCCAGTACTGGATGCACAACCACTGGGTGACGATGAGCGGCGAGAAGATGAGTAAATCCTTGGGCAATGTTTTAAGCGTGCCCAATATCCTCGAGCACGTGCGCCCGGTGGAACTGCGCTACTACCTAGGATCTGCGCACTATCGCTCCATGCTGGAATACTCCGAAGCTGCACTGCTGGAGGCAGCCCAAGGCTATCGACGCATCGAGGCGCTATTAGAAAAAGTCGGTGATGTACCGGTAGGCTCATGGACTCCCGCATTTGAAGCTGCCATGAATGAGGATCTGGCGGTGCCCAAGGCACTGGCAGAAATTCATGGGCAGGTACGCGCAGCAAACACTGCCCTTGCACAATCAGATGAGGCGAAAGCCCGCGAGATTGCGTCGCAGATCCGCGCCATGACGGCGGTGCTTGGCGTTGATCCTCAATCCGAGCAGTGGGCGAATGCTTCTGGCGATAACGAGGCTGAACACCACGCACTTGACGTGCTGGTGCAAGCAGAACTGCAACGCCGCGCCGATGCCCGCGCCGCTAAGGATTGGGCTCAAGCAGATGAGGTGCGCGACCGCCTGAGCGCGGCCGGCATCAAGGTCACCGATACCGCTCAAGGCCCGCAGTGGGACCTGCAATAA
- the rlmB gene encoding 23S rRNA (guanosine(2251)-2'-O)-methyltransferase RlmB, whose protein sequence is MGSNNHRPGLRKTDKKGATKGSGGQRRRGLRGKGPTPKAEDRVYHAAHKRKLERQRRDSGRHQKETQELVVGRNPVIECLKAKVPATAMYVAEGTKNDNRLSEAVAIAHSRSIPLIEVARHELDRMTGNGMHQGIGLQIPPFEYTDVHSLMESAAGQAGLVVVADNITDPRNLGAIIRSVAAFGGHGVVIPERRSASVTAVTWRTSAGTAARLPVAKATNITRTLKEFQKNGYQVVGLDAGGDHTLDTYDGRGPVVVVVGSEGKGLSRLVAETCDTIMSIPMQGWVESLNASVAAGVVLSEFARQRRQG, encoded by the coding sequence ATGGGTTCAAACAATCATCGCCCCGGTTTGCGCAAGACGGATAAGAAAGGCGCAACCAAGGGCTCTGGTGGGCAGCGTCGACGCGGCCTGCGCGGCAAAGGCCCAACGCCCAAGGCCGAGGACCGCGTTTATCACGCAGCGCATAAGCGCAAACTAGAGCGCCAACGCCGCGATTCCGGGCGCCACCAAAAAGAAACCCAAGAGCTGGTTGTAGGCCGCAATCCCGTGATCGAGTGCCTTAAGGCAAAGGTGCCTGCCACCGCCATGTACGTGGCAGAAGGCACCAAGAACGACAACCGCCTCAGCGAGGCAGTAGCCATTGCCCACTCCCGCAGCATCCCACTGATCGAGGTAGCGCGCCACGAGCTTGATCGCATGACCGGCAATGGCATGCACCAGGGCATTGGGTTGCAGATCCCGCCCTTTGAGTACACCGATGTGCATTCGCTCATGGAATCGGCAGCAGGCCAGGCCGGCCTGGTGGTGGTAGCCGATAACATCACCGATCCGCGCAACCTCGGCGCCATTATCCGCTCCGTGGCGGCCTTTGGTGGCCACGGCGTGGTGATTCCAGAACGCCGCTCCGCCTCTGTTACCGCCGTGACCTGGCGTACCTCCGCAGGCACCGCGGCGCGCCTGCCTGTGGCCAAGGCAACCAATATCACCCGCACGCTCAAAGAATTCCAAAAGAATGGCTACCAGGTGGTAGGCCTAGACGCCGGCGGCGATCACACCCTCGATACTTACGACGGCCGAGGCCCGGTCGTTGTGGTGGTGGGATCCGAGGGCAAAGGTCTATCACGCCTGGTGGCAGAAACCTGCGACACCATCATGTCTATTCCCATGCAGGGCTGGGTGGAATCGCTCAACGCCTCGGTGGCTGCCGGTGTGGTGCTTAGTGAGTTCGCGCGGCAGCGTCGTCAAGGCTAA
- a CDS encoding alpha/beta hydrolase family esterase, producing MPSLAPLERHRLGHRQYRLLRPTGAPSGDLLRALHGSKQSGSVFQRFSAGSFDRFAALGWTICYPDAVAQHWNDDRVHLNERTRTLGTDDVGFLKALIAHLQPQRVAAVGFSNGAMMVFSLLYRRPGLINAAALLSATHPAADNWRCDAKDFLPTPLFCQHGMQDSIVPFGGGNAGMPGQDRGELLGFDASCEKLASLNRARLIHGGTPRRYEGQAPLEAWALPGEGHVIPSLHPVTSPLLGPASGTVDIAVHFEQFLFSLDDAAARTH from the coding sequence ATGCCATCACTAGCCCCGCTTGAGCGCCACCGTCTCGGCCACCGGCAGTACCGCCTGCTTCGCCCCACAGGCGCACCCAGTGGCGATCTTTTACGGGCCCTTCACGGCTCAAAGCAATCTGGATCGGTATTTCAAAGGTTTAGCGCTGGCAGCTTTGATCGCTTCGCAGCCCTTGGCTGGACCATTTGTTACCCCGATGCTGTGGCTCAACACTGGAATGATGATCGCGTCCACCTCAACGAGCGCACCCGCACACTAGGCACCGATGATGTGGGCTTCCTCAAAGCGCTCATCGCGCACCTTCAACCCCAACGCGTTGCTGCTGTGGGCTTTTCTAATGGCGCGATGATGGTGTTCAGCCTGCTGTATCGCCGCCCCGGCTTAATCAATGCCGCCGCTTTGCTTTCAGCCACCCACCCGGCTGCGGATAATTGGCGCTGCGATGCCAAGGACTTTCTACCAACGCCACTTTTTTGCCAGCACGGTATGCAAGATTCGATCGTGCCTTTTGGCGGTGGCAACGCAGGTATGCCGGGCCAGGATCGCGGCGAGCTTTTGGGCTTTGATGCCTCCTGCGAAAAACTCGCAAGCCTCAACCGCGCCCGCCTGATCCACGGTGGCACACCCCGGCGCTATGAAGGCCAAGCACCTCTAGAGGCGTGGGCGCTACCCGGTGAGGGGCATGTGATTCCCTCGCTTCACCCGGTTACCTCCCCGCTTTTAGGCCCTGCTTCGGGCACGGTGGATATCGCAGTCCACTTTGAGCAGTTTTTGTTTAGCCTTGACGACGCTGCCGCGCGAACTCACTAA
- a CDS encoding metal ABC transporter permease: MNWLADTQYLLSQDFVIQALIACALLGLLSGVMTTLIVLRRMSFAVHGTSELALMGASAALLFGLNVGIGAVVGAVVAAIVLALLGTKQQDSAVGVVMSFGLGLSVLFIHLYPGNSKSALSLLTGQIVGLRSDSLLLLAIVTLIVVISVAVCWRPLLFASVDPLMAKVSGVPVRGYSIFFAVLVGLSAAQSVQIVGALLVMALLITPGAAAVEVTRSPVAALGLSVLFAELAAVGGLILSLAPGVPVSVFVTSISFVIYLLCRLVGAKKARRATPDTSIQAAPGQTGCHH; this comes from the coding sequence ATGAACTGGCTGGCAGATACCCAATACCTTTTAAGCCAAGACTTCGTTATCCAGGCACTCATCGCCTGCGCCTTACTCGGCTTGCTCTCTGGGGTGATGACCACCCTGATCGTTTTGCGGCGAATGTCCTTTGCGGTCCACGGCACCAGCGAATTGGCGTTAATGGGCGCATCGGCAGCCTTGCTTTTTGGGCTTAACGTTGGCATCGGCGCCGTCGTGGGTGCGGTCGTGGCTGCCATTGTGTTAGCCCTTCTTGGCACAAAGCAGCAAGATAGTGCCGTCGGCGTGGTGATGAGCTTTGGGCTCGGCCTCTCGGTGCTGTTTATCCACCTCTACCCCGGTAACTCCAAGTCCGCGCTATCGCTGCTTACCGGGCAGATCGTGGGGCTTCGCAGTGATTCTTTGCTGCTACTCGCGATTGTGACCCTCATCGTGGTGATCAGCGTGGCGGTGTGTTGGCGCCCGCTGCTTTTTGCCTCAGTTGATCCACTCATGGCCAAGGTCTCCGGCGTGCCGGTGCGCGGTTATTCCATCTTCTTCGCTGTGCTGGTTGGCCTCAGTGCCGCCCAATCGGTGCAGATCGTGGGCGCGTTATTGGTCATGGCGTTGCTCATTACCCCCGGCGCTGCAGCGGTGGAAGTCACCCGCTCCCCCGTTGCCGCCTTGGGGCTTTCGGTGCTATTTGCCGAGCTCGCCGCCGTGGGTGGTCTGATCCTCTCTCTTGCCCCAGGTGTGCCGGTATCGGTCTTTGTTACCAGCATTAGCTTCGTTATCTATCTGCTATGCCGCTTGGTGGGGGCGAAAAAAGCGCGCAGAGCAACCCCAGATACCTCGATCCAAGCTGCTCCTGGACAAACCGGATGCCATCACTAG
- a CDS encoding metal ABC transporter ATP-binding protein, whose amino-acid sequence MLLRFDHAAVDPLWDDLNLTLDRGEFLAILGPNGVGKSTLLNTVLGMRPLTAGSLSVEGKVGFIPQQRMFPEHLPIRARDLVSLALEHRLFRKPDPKRVDALLAQVGALGIADHRVSTLSGGQQQLIRQAQALAKDPDILLCDEPLLSLDVHMQQKVVKLLHQRCQEGTGVVVVTHGINPVLEYVDKVLYITHNGNVLGSVDEVMNSQTLSELYQTEVTVTRINGKVVVI is encoded by the coding sequence GTGCTGCTTCGATTCGACCACGCCGCCGTGGATCCTTTGTGGGATGATCTCAATCTCACCTTGGACCGCGGCGAATTTCTCGCCATCCTAGGACCTAATGGGGTGGGTAAATCCACGCTGCTCAACACCGTTTTGGGCATGCGTCCCCTCACTGCGGGCAGCCTCAGCGTAGAAGGCAAGGTGGGTTTTATCCCCCAGCAGCGGATGTTCCCGGAGCATTTGCCCATCCGCGCCCGCGATCTTGTTTCTTTGGCACTCGAGCATCGCCTTTTTCGCAAACCCGATCCCAAGCGCGTAGATGCCCTGCTTGCCCAAGTAGGCGCGCTTGGCATTGCTGATCACCGCGTGAGCACGCTTTCCGGCGGCCAACAGCAGCTCATCCGCCAGGCACAGGCTTTAGCCAAAGATCCCGATATTTTGCTTTGCGACGAACCCCTACTCAGCCTGGACGTACACATGCAGCAAAAGGTGGTGAAATTACTTCACCAGCGCTGCCAGGAAGGCACTGGCGTCGTGGTGGTAACCCACGGCATTAACCCGGTGCTCGAGTACGTGGATAAGGTCTTATACATCACGCATAACGGCAATGTTTTAGGCAGCGTGGATGAGGTTATGAATAGCCAGACCCTATCCGAGCTGTATCAAACTGAGGTGACCGTGACGCGGATTAACGGCAAGGTTGTGGTGATCTAA
- a CDS encoding metal ABC transporter solute-binding protein, Zn/Mn family yields the protein MQQRLIATIAPIATIALTLGACSSAQEQDHNTIKVAASTNVWGGVVDGIVDDPNVQVETIIEGGAVDPHTFEPSAADMAKINEADLVVVNGGGYDAWAYQGIDDQKKIISAMPLDEGHDHGDHEDHGDHDAHEEHEAHEEHDGHEHHHHGGVNEHIWYDVHVVEHVAEEINKRLKEAGATTDPEPFMKDLESLHQQVHKLPKKRVAQTEPIADYLIEASDLEEVTPKGYRQATLNESEPSAADVAAFLEAINSGEVEVLVYNPQTENEMTKQLRKAAEDKDIPVVEIRETPEQGEGYIDFLSKAVDGLANATKN from the coding sequence ATGCAGCAACGTCTCATCGCCACCATCGCCCCTATTGCCACCATCGCCCTCACCTTGGGCGCTTGCTCCTCAGCGCAGGAACAAGACCACAACACCATCAAAGTAGCGGCCTCGACCAATGTGTGGGGTGGCGTGGTTGATGGCATCGTGGACGATCCGAACGTGCAGGTAGAAACCATCATCGAAGGCGGTGCGGTAGATCCGCACACCTTTGAGCCCTCGGCTGCCGATATGGCCAAGATCAACGAGGCCGACCTCGTGGTTGTTAACGGCGGCGGCTACGATGCCTGGGCATATCAGGGCATTGATGATCAAAAGAAGATCATCTCCGCCATGCCTTTGGATGAAGGCCACGATCACGGCGACCACGAGGATCACGGCGATCACGACGCACATGAAGAACACGAGGCGCACGAAGAACACGATGGCCACGAACACCACCATCACGGCGGGGTAAATGAGCACATTTGGTACGACGTGCACGTGGTAGAGCACGTAGCCGAAGAGATTAATAAGCGCCTCAAAGAAGCCGGTGCCACCACCGATCCCGAGCCTTTTATGAAGGACCTGGAATCCCTGCACCAGCAGGTACACAAGCTGCCGAAGAAGCGCGTGGCACAAACTGAACCCATTGCCGATTACCTGATTGAGGCCTCTGACCTAGAAGAGGTCACCCCCAAGGGCTATCGCCAGGCCACGTTGAATGAAAGCGAGCCTTCTGCCGCAGACGTTGCGGCCTTCCTTGAGGCCATTAACAGCGGCGAGGTTGAGGTGCTGGTGTATAACCCCCAGACCGAAAATGAAATGACCAAGCAACTGCGCAAGGCTGCTGAGGATAAGGATATTCCCGTTGTAGAAATCCGCGAGACCCCTGAGCAGGGCGAAGGCTATATCGACTTCCTTTCTAAAGCAGTGGACGGCCTTGCTAATGCCACAAAGAACTAA
- a CDS encoding LacI family DNA-binding transcriptional regulator: MAARKKKRLSLASVAEELGVSRTTVSNAYNHPEQLSEALRADIFATAERLGYPGPDPTARSLRTRYTGSIGVLFTDHLTYAFEDVASLDFMAGMAEVASQDSTSMTLVPVGPDYTEKEEARSRVNQAGVDGFVVYSVAREDPFLEAVAARGLPTVVCDQPKDPRLPFVGIDDAAAIAPAAQALVAAGHRNIGILCIRLDPVANNGPVSAERLALARHETQRNRVNGALEVFERAGIPRNQVPVVERHINDMANNVDAARELLSTNPELTAVLCTTDTMALGVLDYAASQGIAVPEDLSLTGFDGIAPALSKNLSTVLQPNREKGRAAATLLAKAIADPTLPRRTTLLATTFYQGSTIAPPRS; this comes from the coding sequence ATGGCAGCCCGGAAAAAGAAGCGACTCTCGCTGGCCAGCGTGGCAGAAGAACTCGGTGTTTCACGCACCACCGTATCCAACGCCTATAACCACCCAGAGCAGCTCTCCGAGGCTTTGCGTGCCGATATCTTTGCCACCGCAGAAAGACTGGGCTACCCAGGACCAGACCCCACCGCGCGATCCCTGCGCACCCGCTACACCGGCAGCATCGGCGTGCTGTTTACCGATCACCTCACCTACGCCTTTGAAGACGTAGCCTCACTCGACTTCATGGCCGGCATGGCAGAAGTAGCCTCCCAAGACAGCACCTCCATGACGCTAGTGCCAGTAGGGCCTGACTACACAGAAAAAGAAGAAGCCAGAAGCCGAGTAAATCAGGCAGGAGTCGATGGCTTTGTCGTGTACTCCGTAGCCCGCGAAGATCCCTTCCTCGAAGCCGTGGCTGCAAGGGGACTGCCCACCGTGGTGTGCGACCAGCCCAAGGACCCACGCCTGCCCTTCGTCGGCATCGACGATGCAGCAGCCATCGCCCCTGCTGCACAAGCCTTAGTGGCAGCAGGCCACCGCAACATCGGCATCCTATGTATCCGCCTTGATCCCGTGGCCAATAATGGGCCGGTAAGCGCCGAACGCCTCGCACTGGCTCGGCACGAAACCCAAAGAAACCGCGTCAATGGTGCCCTTGAGGTATTTGAGCGCGCCGGGATCCCCCGCAATCAGGTGCCGGTGGTGGAACGCCACATCAACGATATGGCCAATAACGTCGATGCCGCCCGTGAATTGCTCAGCACCAACCCCGAGCTCACCGCCGTGCTGTGCACCACCGACACCATGGCGCTCGGCGTGCTGGATTATGCGGCAAGCCAAGGCATTGCCGTACCTGAAGATCTCTCCCTTACCGGCTTCGACGGCATTGCGCCGGCGTTAAGCAAAAACCTCAGCACGGTGTTGCAGCCGAATAGAGAAAAAGGCCGTGCCGCAGCCACCCTGCTTGCCAAAGCTATTGCAGATCCCACCTTGCCGCGGCGAACTACGTTATTGGCCACTACCTTCTATCAAGGCTCCACGATTGCGCCGCCAAGGTCTTAG
- the otsB gene encoding trehalose-phosphatase: MQMLPTEQDIAKIAAAKHLLVVSDFDGTLAEFSTDPANVPVNSDAVAALTTLSTLEHTEVAILSGRHVDGLREASGFGQEFTLVGSHGAESSGAQIHLSDAQQRTLEAAGEVFEQLIQGVDGAFVEYKPFHRVLHVAKVEDRELAQQLLAKALSTEIDGLFLQPGKNIVEAAVLDINKGTWVQNRQEELGADAVMFLGDDTTDETVFAILGPADLGVKVGEGDTLAQRRVDDVPAVASLLGQVAKARKAALG, translated from the coding sequence ATGCAGATGTTGCCCACCGAACAAGACATCGCCAAGATAGCAGCAGCCAAACACTTGCTGGTCGTATCCGACTTCGACGGCACCCTGGCTGAGTTTTCTACCGATCCCGCCAATGTGCCCGTCAATAGCGACGCCGTTGCCGCTTTGACTACCTTGAGCACCCTTGAGCACACCGAGGTGGCCATTCTTTCTGGCCGCCATGTTGATGGCCTGCGCGAAGCCAGCGGCTTTGGCCAAGAGTTCACGCTGGTGGGCTCTCATGGTGCAGAAAGCAGCGGTGCGCAGATCCACCTGAGCGATGCTCAACAGCGCACCCTCGAGGCTGCAGGCGAGGTTTTTGAGCAGCTCATCCAGGGTGTCGATGGCGCTTTTGTGGAATATAAGCCCTTCCACCGGGTGCTGCACGTGGCCAAGGTGGAAGATCGCGAGCTTGCCCAGCAGCTTTTGGCTAAGGCGTTGAGCACCGAAATTGATGGCCTTTTCTTGCAGCCGGGCAAAAATATAGTAGAGGCTGCGGTGCTGGATATTAATAAGGGCACGTGGGTGCAAAACCGCCAGGAAGAACTCGGCGCTGATGCCGTGATGTTCTTAGGCGATGACACCACCGATGAAACCGTCTTCGCGATTCTTGGCCCTGCAGATCTTGGCGTGAAGGTTGGCGAAGGCGATACGTTGGCGCAGCGCCGCGTAGACGATGTGCCAGCGGTAGCTAGCTTGCTTGGCCAGGTGGCCAAGGCGCGTAAAGCAGCCCTGGGCTAA
- a CDS encoding alpha,alpha-trehalose-phosphate synthase (UDP-forming) produces MPATAKPHDFVVVANRLPVDISYHADGTISAQPSPGGLVAALQPVLEQRQGGWVGWPGTVGETPAPMSTEGGIQLHPVELSQADFEEFYEGFSNATLWPLYHDVIMRPRYHRPWWQAYERVNARFAQRTAEVAAPNAVVWVQDYQLQLVPGMLKAMRPDLKIGLFLHIPFPPPSLFLQLPWREQILEGMLGADVLGFQLPSCAKNFQALAPQAADRIHAFPISIDTAAFQQSTDIQRTRARFGNPDTLLLGVDRLDYTKGILQRLEAFEELLEQGLIDAERTVFVQVATPSRERLEHYRLTRSKVEEAVGRINGRFGSIGHSVVRYHHQSLKRAELIELYQAADVMVVTPFKDGMNLVAKEYVASHSDGRGALVLSEFAGAAQELRTSYLCNPHDIDSIKAQMLAAINDQGSAEAQQRMEAMYQQVMHCDVERWAKNFLEELLSTP; encoded by the coding sequence ATGCCCGCCACTGCCAAACCCCACGATTTTGTGGTGGTGGCCAATCGCTTGCCGGTGGATATTAGCTATCACGCCGATGGCACGATCAGCGCCCAACCCAGCCCAGGTGGCTTAGTTGCGGCGCTGCAGCCCGTATTGGAGCAACGCCAAGGCGGATGGGTGGGCTGGCCCGGCACCGTGGGTGAAACACCAGCGCCCATGAGCACCGAGGGTGGTATTCAATTACACCCCGTGGAGCTGAGCCAGGCCGATTTTGAAGAGTTCTACGAGGGCTTTTCTAATGCCACGCTGTGGCCGCTCTACCACGATGTGATCATGCGCCCGCGCTATCATCGCCCCTGGTGGCAGGCCTATGAGCGCGTCAATGCTCGCTTTGCTCAACGCACCGCCGAGGTAGCCGCACCCAACGCGGTGGTGTGGGTGCAGGATTATCAACTGCAATTGGTACCGGGCATGCTCAAAGCCATGCGCCCGGATTTAAAAATCGGGCTCTTTTTGCACATTCCTTTCCCGCCGCCGAGCCTATTTTTGCAGCTGCCTTGGCGCGAGCAGATCCTCGAAGGCATGTTGGGTGCCGACGTGCTGGGCTTCCAATTGCCAAGCTGTGCCAAGAATTTCCAGGCCTTGGCTCCGCAGGCCGCAGATCGCATCCACGCCTTCCCCATCTCCATCGACACCGCCGCATTCCAGCAAAGCACCGATATTCAGCGCACCCGCGCCCGCTTTGGCAATCCCGATACCCTCCTGCTTGGCGTGGATCGCCTGGATTACACCAAGGGCATCTTGCAGCGCCTCGAGGCCTTTGAAGAGCTGCTAGAACAAGGGCTTATCGACGCAGAACGTACCGTCTTTGTGCAGGTAGCAACCCCTTCGCGTGAGCGTTTAGAGCACTACCGCCTCACACGCTCCAAGGTAGAAGAGGCCGTGGGAAGAATTAATGGGCGCTTCGGCTCAATCGGGCATTCGGTGGTGCGCTATCACCATCAATCCCTCAAGCGCGCGGAATTGATCGAGCTGTACCAGGCCGCCGACGTCATGGTGGTCACGCCCTTCAAGGACGGCATGAACTTAGTGGCCAAGGAATATGTGGCAAGCCACAGCGATGGCCGCGGGGCGCTGGTGCTTAGTGAATTTGCCGGTGCTGCTCAAGAGCTGCGCACCAGTTATTTGTGCAATCCCCACGACATCGACTCGATCAAAGCGCAGATGCTTGCCGCGATCAATGATCAAGGTAGCGCGGAGGCACAACAGCGCATGGAGGCGATGTACCAGCAGGTGATGCACTGCGATGTTGAGCGCTGGGCAAAAAATTTCTTAGAGGAGTTGTTGAGTACGCCATGA
- the thrE gene encoding threonine/serine exporter ThrE has product MSFANKLRALSNRSGRIATIDAVKAAPPPSPLAPIDLTDPVQVSAVMELAARVGEILLSSGTSNHDTKAQIHAVTSAYGLYSAHVDITFNTITVFSTIGTTHKQPVTVLRVVRTMTTDFSKLIEVDRLIRSIQAGATPPNVAEKILSDITSRPASYGRGTSLLGWGTLGAAVSVLLGGNLLAAALSFFLVVVVVAGSILLGKRRLPVFFQNAMGGFVATAPTAVVFALTSYLGIDFTPSHVVAGVIVVMLANLSLVQSIQDGITGAPVTASARFFETILLTGAIIGGVAAGIRFAEVVGISLPPLEAAVETSYVDFTVRVIAAAVAAGAFAVACFAEVSSAVVSVLTGGTGALIFYFVLMPLGISPVFGLSLSAAAIGLAGGLLARRFLVPPLITALSGIAWMLPGLPMYRAMYAALNDQTLLGFSNMAVALATACGLAAGVVFGEWVARKIRRPQKFHAYAAIRRTGRATRGLATAVIAPKRPAKRVPKQPTNHPVHTPPRHHRKQ; this is encoded by the coding sequence GTGTCTTTTGCCAATAAGCTTCGGGCACTGTCCAACCGAAGCGGACGCATCGCCACCATCGATGCCGTCAAAGCCGCGCCACCACCTTCACCACTGGCGCCAATCGACCTCACCGACCCGGTGCAGGTGTCTGCGGTGATGGAATTGGCGGCGCGCGTGGGAGAAATTCTGCTTTCTTCCGGCACCTCCAATCACGACACCAAGGCGCAAATCCATGCGGTGACCTCGGCCTACGGCCTGTATTCGGCGCACGTAGATATCACCTTTAACACCATCACCGTCTTTAGCACCATCGGCACCACCCACAAACAGCCGGTGACGGTGCTGCGCGTGGTGCGCACCATGACCACGGACTTTTCCAAGCTCATCGAGGTAGACCGCCTGATCCGCTCCATCCAGGCCGGCGCTACCCCACCCAATGTGGCAGAAAAGATCCTCAGCGACATCACCTCAAGGCCAGCCTCCTACGGTCGTGGCACGTCCCTTTTGGGCTGGGGCACGCTCGGCGCTGCGGTGTCGGTGCTGCTTGGCGGCAACCTCTTGGCGGCAGCACTGAGCTTCTTCCTGGTGGTTGTGGTGGTAGCCGGCTCTATCCTTTTGGGCAAAAGGCGCCTGCCGGTGTTCTTCCAAAACGCCATGGGCGGCTTCGTGGCCACCGCGCCTACGGCGGTGGTGTTCGCGCTGACGTCCTATCTGGGCATCGACTTCACCCCCAGCCACGTGGTGGCCGGTGTGATCGTGGTGATGTTGGCCAATCTTTCCCTGGTGCAATCCATCCAAGACGGCATCACCGGCGCCCCTGTGACAGCGAGCGCGAGGTTTTTCGAGACAATCCTGCTCACCGGCGCCATCATCGGCGGCGTGGCCGCAGGTATCCGCTTTGCAGAGGTCGTAGGCATTTCACTGCCGCCGCTGGAGGCCGCTGTAGAAACCAGCTATGTGGACTTCACCGTGCGCGTTATCGCCGCCGCCGTGGCCGCGGGCGCTTTCGCCGTGGCCTGTTTTGCCGAGGTTTCTTCGGCAGTGGTTTCGGTGCTCACCGGCGGCACAGGCGCTTTGATCTTCTACTTCGTGCTCATGCCCTTAGGTATTAGCCCGGTGTTTGGCCTTTCGCTTTCTGCCGCCGCCATCGGTTTGGCCGGCGGCCTGCTGGCGCGCCGCTTCTTGGTGCCGCCGCTAATTACTGCCCTTTCGGGCATCGCGTGGATGCTGCCCGGTTTGCCCATGTACCGGGCGATGTATGCGGCGTTGAATGATCAAACCCTGCTCGGCTTTAGCAACATGGCTGTGGCATTGGCCACTGCCTGCGGTTTGGCTGCCGGTGTGGTCTTTGGCGAGTGGGTGGCCCGCAAGATCCGCCGCCCCCAAAAATTCCACGCCTATGCAGCTATTCGACGCACCGGCCGCGCCACTCGAGGCCTCGCCACTGCCGTGATCGCGCCCAAGCGCCCTGCAAAGCGCGTGCCAAAACAGCCCACCAACCATCCCGTACACACACCACCGCGACACCATCGCAAGCAGTAG